CTCTGCCAGCCTGCCGCGCCGGGCTGGCCTGGGTCGGAAAATATCGACTCTACGCGACCCGCAACGGCATGGTGAGGGTGGCGCGGAAATGGGCCGGGGCAATCTGTCCCGCGGTCAAGGAGCCGCCTTCCGGAAAGCGCGCCCTTATACGGTGCGCGACATTCGCAAGCCCCACACCCAGGCCGGGTTGGTCGACAATCTGGATCATCTCCGCAGTTTCGGAAACATTGTCGACGGACAGTTGCAACCAATTCTCGTCCCGCGACGCGATGATCGTGATCTTGAGATCGCCCGATGCGTATCGCAACCCATGTTTGACGGCATTTTCGATCAACGGTTGCAGGATAAGGCCGGGGATGAGCGCGTCTTCAAGCTCTTCGGGAACGTGCAGAACCACTTGAATGCGATCCGAAAACCGTTCCTTTTCGATCGCCAGATATTCGGATTGCAGCCTCAGTTCCTCGGCAAGCGTCAGATCGCGCAAGGGGTCTCTTTCGAGGGTTCTGCGCAGGAACGACGAAAGGGATATCACCATTCGGCTCGCCTGGGACGAAGCACCTTCTTCGATCAATCCGATAATTGAATTGAGAGAATTGAAAAGCAAATGTGGATTGAGTTGATAATATAAGGCCTGCATCTTCGCGGATACAACCTCTTCTTTTATTACAATCATGCTCCGGTCTTGAGATGTTATCTTCAAATTATACATATACGCAATAAAGAAGCAGAACCATCCAAAAAATAGAGATATGCCAAAGAAAAGAGAATAGCAGAAATTCTCAATATTGTACACGATGCCAACAGAAATATTAGCATATTTAAATAGAATGAAATCGATCGAATTTACTAAAAATGATGAAATAACAGATAATATAGCTGAACATAATAGCTGAAATGAAATATTCCTTAATCTCATCATCACGATGATATGCGACACCATGGCAGTCAAAAGCACGGACGCAAGCGAAACAGTCAGCTTTACGGGGATATATTGAATGGGATTAAATCCGATCAATACCCAAATAGAGCATGTTATTACAAACTCAGCAGTCCAGAAACCCAATATTAGCTTTATCACCCTGATGAAAAATCCGGATCCTTCCATGTCAGGATGATCTATTTCTAACAGATTTTGATAGATATTACTGACAGATATCATATAGAATATCTTCCCCGTTCTTCCGGATAACATACTTCAATATATTTGCATCATCCAAGGAAAATCGAGATGGGCGGCCGGACCGCGACAGGTTGCTGAGCAGGCGCCTCTCAACGCCCCACAGATCATGATGGCGCGGACATGAACAATGGACTGCCTCGCCCCATTGCGAAACCGGCCGCGCGCGCCTCAGACGGTTTGATAGGACTGGTATGTCGAGCAAAAATCGTTGTCGAACAGGAAGTTTGTGAACGTCACGGTCATGCTGAAATCCAGCGCGCGGACATGGTGCCACCATCCGACCGGAATGAACAGCAACTCTCCCGGCGCGAGATCGTGGCAAAAGATATCGACGTTCTGCATCCTTGGGAAACGGTCATAGTCGACCTTCTCAAGATCGACTTCGCTGTAGACATGGAGATGATTATACAGATTGGCGACCTGCAACCCGTCAGCCAGATGCACGCGCTTGCGCCCGGTGATCTGCGCCATGAAATTATTGGTCAGGTCATGATGCGTCGGCGTGACCGTGCCGGGCGGCCCGATCCAGAAGAAACCACGATTAGCCGGATTGCCGCCGTCGAGATATTCGGGGATCTGGACGATCCCGTCCCACAATTCGCTCAGGGCTGATGCATTGGCGCCGCCATTTCTGGCGGTCATGTAGATGTCGTTGCTTTCTCCCATGGCCATGATGCGCGCCATGAACGCATCAAAAGCCATCGTCGTGCCATGGCTGTCGGCCTGCATTTCATAATGCGGGTTGGCGCTGCGATTGACCTGAACCTCGACCTGGCGACCGGCAAAGGTGCAGACAAGCTGCTCAGGCGTCCAGCCGAGCGCCGGCCAGTCCTCCATCATCCCGGTGATGACCACCGGCCGGTTGGCGCTGTAATAGTCGTTGAGGAATGTCGCGCGGTCGAGCTTGTGACGGCGCTCGATCCCGGCGTTGTCGCGCGCGCCCATCGCACGCACTCTTTGCTGCACGTCCAGGGTCCAGTCGCGTTTGGCGACACGGCTGGCCAGACGCCGCGCCGCCTGCAGATAGGGGCTGCGATAGGCCTTGTCGATTTCGCGCCGCGCTTCGCCTGGATGGAAATTATGAGCGACCAGGGCCGGCAGCAGCCCTTCCGGCGAAGCGCCCAGCGCGAGATTCTCGCCGATCCAGGCCCGCCAGCCATCATTGAAAACGTCATGGACGACTTCCTCCGGCAAGGCGGCATCGCAGGACGGCATGATATTCCTGGGCCTTTCCCTTCCCGGATTTGCAACGGGCGACCACCATAGCAGAAGAATATTGTCCATATGGCCCGTGTCGATGAGCCATTTCACCACGGCATGGGGCGCTTCGGGGATTCGTTCGACAGTGACCCCCGCTATGCCGCTGAACCGGCGCGCATGAACCTCATCCATGTTGAGGCCACCCTCCGCCTCCGCGCCTGTACCGAACAGGATGTGGACAGGGGGATGAGGCAGACCGGCAAGCAAGGCGGTCAGGTCGTCATATCGCCTGGCAGGAGGATGACGATCGAGCGTCTCCATGACGCTGAGCCAGCGCAGGTCACCGTCGCGCCGCGCCCAGTCGCTGCGAAGATAGGATAGCGGGCCAAAGGCAAGCACCTGGTCCACGCCCAGCAGCGCGCCAAACAGGATCGCCGCATAGCCACCCATCGATTGCCCCACGGTGCAGATCGAACTGGGGCGCAGATCGGCAATGATATGGCGCAGCGATGCCGCGACCGCATCGACATCCCGTCCCAGTCCGTCCACCCCATGCTGATACCAGAAATTGGCGGTATCGCGGATCAGGATCAGGTTGAGCGGCTGGCCGGTCGTCGCCTCCAGCTTGCGGAGGCGGCCGACGAAATCGAATTTGGGAAGAGCTGCCCAATCGACGAAGCCGAAGGTGATGATGAGCGGCGCCCCTTCATGCGGGGCGTCGATGATATAGCCGATGTCGGGATCGGCTTGCGCATTCGCGAATTGCCTGTTGTCGGATCGTATCATCGTTCGGAACTATCAGCCGGAATGTGCCGGGAATGCGCCATGGACGCATTCCCGGCAGGAACCCCCGTCAGAAGCGGATGCTCAGCCGCCCCGTAACGCCATGGGCCGTTATGCCGGACCCGAAATCCCCATTATAGGAGATCGTGGCCGAAACATTGTCCGATGTCTGGAAACCCAGCCCGGCCCGCACGGTCGCCGCATCCTTGGCAATCGGCGCGCCCGCGATCAGGAACGATCCGGTGGTGTCAGGCAGGGTCATCGTCGCAAACGGCGTGGTGTCCTTGAAGGCATGGCGCCATCCCAGGCCGCCAAATGCGATCGCCTGCACATTGGCCAGGCTGAACTCGCTCGACCCGCGCATACCCAGGGTCGTGAATAGCGTGTTCATGCGCTGCGACTTCACGGCCAACGCGGCGGCCCCGCCATCGGTCACCACACTCTTCTCGGCAAAATCGTCGAGATCGAGCCGCACATAGGCGATATTGGCATAAGGCTCGATCGTGACGTTGCCTGTGCGATGCCGCCATGCAAGCTCGCCGAACGACTGGAAGCTGTTGCCCTTGTAATCCGCCTTCAGGCGATCGCTCAAGCCGGGGAAGGCCACGATCCTGTCGGTCGAAACATCATGCCATGTATAGGACAGGCCCGCGCGCAGCGACACATTGTCCCATTGCGCACCACCGTAAAGGCCAAGGTGGATATTATCGCTCTTGCCCTTCGATAACTGCCGCCGGACGTTGAAATCGTCACGGCTGTAGCCCGCAAACGCGCCCAGCCGCGCATTCGATCCAACTGCGCCATCAAGCCCCAGCAGCAGGCCGCCGGTAGAATTGCGCACACGGGTTCCATTTCCATCCTGGCCCAGGCGGCTCCAATTGCCCAGCCCCTGGCCCCATATGGCGAGTTCGGGCTGCGCTGCCTTGTCGCGCGCATAGTCGTTATAGCCATAGTCGAGCGCGGCGACTTCCTTCGGCTCGGCCTCTTCCAGCGTGCTGTGCAGCCGGTCGAACGCGGCTTCCCGCAGGGACTGGCTTTGCATCAGCAACGTCGATTGCGCCGAGGCATGGACACTGCCCGACAAGCTGTCGAACGCGGCACGCGCTTCGGACGCATCGAGCACAAGTAGGGCATTATACAGCGCAAGTGATGGTCCACTCTGCTTGAGCGTGTTGAGCGCGATGGCCGTGTTGTACTGGTTCGCCGTTTCCGCAACATCCTGGAAAACAAGCGGTGGTGTGGGCGTCGGAGTTGGTGTTGGCGTTGGCGTCGGAGTGGGCGTCGGTGTGGGCGTAGGGGTTGGCGTCGGAGTGGGCGTCGGAGTAGGCGTCGGAGTGGGCGTCGGAGTGGGCGTCGGAGTGGGCGTCGGAGTGGGCGTCGGAGTGGGCGTCGGAGTGGGCGTCGGAGTGGGCGTCGGAGTGGGCGTCGGAGTGGGCGTCGGAGTGGGCGTCGGAGTGGGCGTCGGAGTGGGCGTCGGAGTGGGCGTCGGAGTCACCGCGATTTTCAGGTCGACCTGGTTCGCCTGATGGTCAAGGCTTACGTCGAGAAATGCGGATTTGGACACCGCCTGCGCGAAGCTGCCTTCAATACCCCCCCCAGCCGTCAGGATGGTGTAGGTCTGACCGTTCTGATAGCTGACCGTTGGATCGAGCGCGGTCACTTCGACATTGACGCCGTTGCCGATCCGTACGCCACCCTGCAAGGGGCCAGGCGCGCTGGTGCCGACCGGAAGCACCCGGATGAGGTCGCTGCTGCCGTCGCCCCGAATATCGGCCTCGTAGATCGAATTGTCGCCGAATTCGAGTTGGCCCAGCACGGTCAGAGTGCCGATCCCATTGTCGCCAGGCGAGATGACAGCATGCTTGCTGCTGCCGGAGAACCGCCCGTAGAGCCGTACCGACCCCACGGTCCCGGTTCCCGCCAGACGCCCGAAACCGTTCGGATTCGCGTCGGTCTGGCCACCGACATAGACATGGCTGGTATAGTTCTGGTTGCCCAGGAAATTGCTGAAGACATGCCCGGTCTCGCCCTTGACGACGAGGGTACCGTCGTCGACGAGGATGAGCGAGCTGGGCCCGGTGATGCCATATCTGCCGTCATTGCTGGCGTCAGTTCCGAAATCGCTGTTGAAGACCAACCGGCTGCCGCCCTTCACGACCACGCCGCCGGTCACACTGTCGGTGCCCAGGAACTTGGTCATGTCACCCGACAGGATCGTCTCGCCGGCCAGGCTGACGATCGTTCCGTCGCCAGCGATGGCATTCTTGAATTCATAGCCGGTGGCCGTGTGGTTGAAGAGAAGCTGGCCATCCCGTCCCGCGAAGGTGATGCGCGCATCCTGGTTGAGCGTGCCCGCCGCCTCCGCCGCGACCGAGGTCGCCTCGTCGAAGACGTTGAACGTCACCTTGCCGCCAAAGGTGAGCGCGCCGAGGTTGACGCCGCTGAGCGGGCTGCCACCCAGCACGATCTCCTGCGCCGACAGGCTGGCGCCGTTCGCGATGACAAGATTATGGTTGCTGTCGTCGCCGATCGAAATCTTGCCGCTGGCCGTGAAGGACGAACCAGCGCCGGTGACATAGGTCGTCGCCAGCGACGTGGACATGCCGTGCAGTTCGGCATCCGCCGTGGTCAGCTTGCCGCCGTCCTGGATGGTCATGCTGCGGTAGTTGGTGAAAGTGCCGCTGTTCGCCCACAGCGAGCCTTGTCCGGTGATCAGCGTCTGGTTCGCCGTGCTCGAATCGTCCGCAGGCGCTCCGCCTATATCGACGGTGATCGTAGCGATCTTGCCGCCATTCTCGATCGTGATCGCGCCCGCGTCGTTGACGTCGTTGTCCCACGTGTTGTTGCGCAGCGTGTCGGCTGTGATCACAGAGCCGGCGCCGCTCACCTTGAGGATGCCGCCACTGTTGTCGACCGTCGCGGCGTTCCCCATGACGATGTCGCGCACCGAAACCTGTCCGCCGTTCTCCACGACAAGCGTGCCCAAGCCGCCTCCGCCGAGCACGAGCAGGTTGTTGAGGATGCTGGTGGTGCGCGTCACTTCCAGTTTGGAACCGACACCGGAGACGGTGATCAGGCCCGACGATCCGCCGCGCTCGCCGATCGTGACCGCCTTGGCCACCACGACGTCCGCGCCATCGTTGATCGTGAGCGAGACGTCGGGCTTCGTCTGCCCCACGACGAGCGCTTCGGCAACGCTGTGGTCCGTGGACCAGGTCGTGGAACCACTGTCGAGCACGGTGTTCTGCGCGATCGCATGGTTCGGAACCGCCATCAGAATGACAGGCAGCGGCAGCAGCGCCGCCAACACCAGTTCATTGCCAAGCGCCGTCGAGGCGCCAAGGGCTTGCCTAAAGCCCACGATCGTCCTGATCATTCCGAAATCCCCTTAATAATCGCTGTGAGAAGAAAGCCATCGCCCGACTGCGACGGAAGAAGCGCACTCAAATCACGACGCGCAGCCGTGGAGTGTCATTTGCCGAGGATGATTGCGCGGGAGGGCATATCCTATGCCGCGAACGCACTTGGATGGGGCGTTAAGCATTCGCTTCAAAACTGTGATGAAGGAAACAGGCATTTTCGCTTTTTCATCCCCGGCCATGGCAATCATCATTTGCGGATGATCGCCATCAAATGGCGCCGCTACCGATGAAAGCCTCATTCCGGCGAATGGCGACTGCCCCCTGTTGAAATGACATATTATTCTGCGAATGGCTCAAATGGCCTGTTGAACGGCACTCGACACAAATCGACAATTGGGGGAATGCTGGTTCATGGAAAAAGCAAATGAAAGGGCGCCATTCGGCGGCGACAAGTCCCGCATATGTCGTGCAACGCTTCGCCTCGGCCTCATTTACTGGGCGATCGTCTTCATTTCTTCGAGCATTCTTTGGGGCATCGTCGGCACTGACCCGATCAAGTCGGCAATGGGCAAGATCGAAGTGTATTCCATTAGTGCCCTGATAGGATTCGGCCTTGCCGCCTTGTTGTACCGATTGGGCAACTTGTCGGTGGTATGGAAGATGGTGCTATGTTCCGCACTATCGATCCTGATCGCCCCCGTTTATGCCCTTCTTGATTTTTGCGCATATGTCATTTGCGTTTATCCAACGCCCATATCGTTGGATTGGGAAGATTTCGGCTACACGATGGTCTACGGAGCTTCCCTGTTCTTCGGTTGGTTCTGCATGTTCCTGTGGCTTCTCTACAGTTTCGAGATCCGCGATCATGAACAATGGCTGGCGGCCGCGCGCGAAGAAAGCCTGTCCGCACAAATGCGAGCCTTGCGCTACCAGATCAATCCGCACTTCCTGTTCAACACGCTCAATTCCATCGCCGGGCTTGTCGAGGAAGGCGCCGCCACCCAGGCCGAACGCATGATATTGGCGCTGTCCGATTTCCTGCGCACCACCTTGACGCTCGATCCGTTTCATGACGTTCGTCTGGAAGAAGAGCTGGCGCTGCAGGCCGGCTATCTGGAAATCGAGCGCGAACGCTTTTCGGATCGCATGGACGTGAAGATCAACGTTGCCCCCGAACTGCACAACGCCCTGGTGCCAAGCCTGATTCTGCAACCGTTGATCGAAAATGCGGTGAAGCATGGGGTCGGCGGAGCACCGGGCAAAGTAGAGATCGTCATCCGCGCGACGTCCACGGGACAAAGCCTCAGCCTGTCCGTGGAAAATGATGCGCCTCCCCCCGAAACATCCCAGGCACGGCGTATCGAAAGCACGGGAATAGGGTTGAAGAATGTCGCCGATCGCGTCGCGGCGCGTTTTCCGGGGATCGGTTCCTTCACCGCCGCGCATACTTCATCGGGCCGTTTTCGCGCCTCGCTCGTCCTGCCGTTGAGGCTTGCATGAGCGAGATATCGATCCTGATCGTCGATGATGAGCCATTGGCGCGGCGACGCTTGACGCGGCAGTTGGCCAGGATCGACAATGTGCGGATCATAGGCGAGGCCGGCAACGCCGCGGAGGCTTACGACCTTGTCATGACACTTGGCCCGGATGTCCTGCTGCTCGATATCCAAATGCCTGGCGAAAGCGGTTTCGATCTGCTCGATCGGCTGAACGCCGCCATGCCCGTGGTGATTTTCGCTACCGCCTTCGATCATCATGCCATTCGCGCCTTTGACGCCAGCGCCGTGGACTATGTCACCAAGCCGATCGAGCCGGTCCGCCTGGAAGCTGCCATTGTCCGGGCAAAAACCGCCGTCGCGGCCAAGGCCAGGGACGAAAAGGTAGCGGAGCTGCACGAAACCGTCGCGGCTTTGCGCCATGCTCTACGAGCCCATGAAAATCGGACAATCGAATTCTGGGTAAAATCAAAAGAGGATTATCTTCGTATCCTCTCCGACCAGATCATCCGTTTTCAGGCCGAACGCGACTATGTCCGTATCCATAGCGGTGATGAATCCTATCTGCACCATGAGAGCCTGGCATCGCTGGAACAGCGCCTTGATCCGATGCAGTTCATTCGGATCCATCGAGGTGCGATTGTCCGCCGCGATTGCATCAAGCGACTGCGACAGGCGCCGTTTGCCTCGTTGATCGCTGTCCTGGCGGATGAAAGCGAAATCCGGGTCGGCCGAACCTACTCCAGTAAAATCCGTGCATTGATCTCACAAAAGCAAAGCTGGTTTTAGAAGGAAAGGTAAGCGCGCTTTTACAACGCGCATAATCTTCTTCCTTTGAGAACCTTCGATACCCTCGCTCTAGGCTTTTATCGTTCCCTCTATTCAACGCCGGAGATACGGGACTTCAACAGCCGTTCAAACTTCTCGATAGGGCATAATATTTTGCCGCATCCCGTGACCTTGAGGGGAGTGACGGACACAGCCGGTGAAAGATGGCGCAAGGCGTCAGGCGATTGGGTTCTGTAAGATACACGCGCGAAGGACCGCCCCGATCGCTGGTCCCTGATCCGTTCGAGGAGGAGCGCACCACCCGGCGGAACGTCATTGATGGCATAGCCGGGCGCGTCCAGTTCAACGCCCAAAGCGGCCGCCAGGGCCGTTACGTTGGTATCGTGCCCCATCACTATCTCAAACCGGTGTGGCGCCCCGGCATCCAGAGCATCCAGAACTTCGCGACCCAGCGCAGCGCTTTGATGCGCCGCCATGTAGGATGGCTTGGTATAAACCGCGAACAGGGCGGCATGGAGCGCGCCAAGGCGTCGAAGGCCGTCACTATCAACCCGCCCCCACCCGACATTGGCAAGCGGCATCCCTTCCACATATTCGAGCAGCAGCACCTGCGCGATCCCCGATGTTGCGCGAATGGCGCCGGACAGGGTGATATCGCGCCCGTCAGCGCTCGCGGTCAGAGCGGGATCGCCCGCCGGGACACACCCGGTCCCACGCGGCGTACATCCAAGCACCCGATCCAGTTCTGCAAGCGCTGCCCCGTGACGTTCGACCAGATGCGCCATGCCCCCGGTTTCGCGATTGATGGCGGTTACGGCTTCCTTCGCATCGAAATCCGTGGCGCGCGCCCGTAACGGTTCGAAGACGGGATCGGCCTCCCCGATCGGGCGATGCGCGATAGCGATGGTGCAACCGGGCGCGAAACCGCGGGCATAGGCATGACCGCTCGCGATCGTCCGGATCGAACTGTTCGTATGAATATAGGCGTCCGGACAACCGGTACGGGGCAACAGCCCCCGCGCTGCGAGCATTTGGCGGTCGGCTGCTGCAACGATCTCAAGCGCGCGTTCGCCATGCGGTGTTATCGCGCTCTGCGCCACCGGCCAGCTTACCCAGGGCTTGTCCGTGCGTGTATCTCTTGGCACTTCGCCGTCGAGCGGCGCCCTTATGCCATGGCGCATGACGAGCACCGCTCGCTCAACGATCAGATCGGTGCGCGGCGTCGCCATGGCGGTCGCGCCGGATGACATGGCTGCGATCCATATGAGCAGGCGGATGCCCCGCTGTACCCAATGCTTCATGGACGCAGCGAGCATGCGGCTGGCACGCGCACGGGGCTGCATCGCGCCATGGCTCCGTCAGGCAGCGTCACTTTGAAGTCGAGTTTCAGCGGATCGGGCGCGCCGGGATAATAATCGGTGCTGACCGCCTGCGCACCACTCGCCATCGCGGCTTCAGCCTTGGCATGGTCATGGGCGCGGGCCTCGACCGTGTTGGCATCGGTACGGGTACGAACGATCAAGCCCTGCTTCACCCAGTTTTGTATCTTCGCGCCATCGACCAGCGGGTCCTGGACGATCTGGATGGCGGATTCCGGCTGGTCATCCGGATACCAGCCGAACATCGCACGTCCGGCGAGCGAGGGATGACCGGCGCGATAAGCGTTCGAGACAGCGTCGCGGACATCAAGCAGGATGTATATCCGGCCGCGTGCCGCATCGAGGCTGGGCCAGCCATGATCGCGCACTGCATCGCGCAACGTCGCGGCATCACCGCGCACGTCGTCCGGGGTAATCAGCCGCTTGCCCGGCAGGACCGAGCGTATCTCTGTATCGAGGGCATCGAGCAGCCCCTTATCGTCGAGCGGCAGCGGATTGCTGATCCCCGGCCGGTTCGAGGGCATGTCCGCCGCGTTGATCGTAATCATGATCGGCAGATGATCGGGGTGCCCACGCGACCAGCGATCGACTTCGGTCAGACATTTGACCAACGTTGCGCCGCAGATGCTGAGATAGTCCACGTCGGGAATATGGAAGGTCTTGAAGCCCGGCTTCAGCATCGCCGCGCGATCGAAGCCGGTGACTTCTCCCGCTTCGCGCGCCCATTGCTCGCCCTTGGGGTCGGCATAGCGCCCGCCCTGCGGATCGGCGAAGATATCGAGCTCGATCTGCCGGACGCCGGCATCGAGTTGCCGGGTCAGGGGCAGATGATAATAATCAAGGCCATCGGCCAGCTTGGGTTCCATGGCCCGTATCCTGGCCATCACCGCCACGGGAATGCGGGCCTTGAAGCTGTTATGAGAGCCAACGACCTGAATGTCGTTCATCGCCACCGGCTCCGCCGCGCCGACCAGGGTCAGCGCGGCGGCGGCAACAGCGGCGGTCAGGGCGATCCTGCGCATCAGAACTCGGTCCGCACGCCGAACAGGATCGTGCGGCCATAATATTGGATTTCGTTATAGCGCTGCGTGATCCCACTGTAGGAATAGCTCTTGGCGCCCGCGATGTTGATCGCTTCCAGGCTCAGCATCGTATTGCGCATCACGCGCACCGAGAAGTTGCCGTCGAGCGATCCAAACGGCGCGGTATAAATTTCCGTCTGCGTGGTGCTGCCATTGCTCGACAGATATTTACCCCGCCAGACATAGGACAGCCGTGCCGAGATCGGCCCCTTGTCGTAGAAACCGACAAGGTTGTAGCTGTTCTTGGACAGACCGATCAACTCGTTGACGATCGGACGCGCGCCTGCGGTATAGCTCGATCGGACCGAGGTGTGCGTATAGGACGCCTGCATACCAAAACCGTCGAACGGCGCGGGCAGGAAATCGAATACCTGATTATAGGCCGCCTCGACACCATAAACCTTGGCGTCGCCGCCGTTCACCTGCGTGCTCAGGAGGACGGTGCCACGTCCCGGAATGTCGATATTGACGTTCTGCGCCGTGATATAATCGTCCATCTTCTTATAGAAGACAGCACCAGTCAGCGTGGCGTTCGGCCGGAAATACCATTCCAGCGATCCGTCGAACTGGGTCGCCAGGAACGGCTTCAGATCGGGGTTGCCGCCGCTTGCGGTGGGCGCGTCGGTCGACACGCTGATTTGCGGCGCGGTCTGCGTCATGTTCGGGCGGGTCAGCACGCGGCTGGCGGCGAGACGGCCGACCAGGTTGGGCGTCAATTCCGCACGCAGGTTGAAGCTGGGCAACCAGTTGTTGAACGTCTTGGGGAAGCTGGCAGGCGTAGGCGTCGTGCCCAGCGTCAGCGTGCCGCTCGCCACCTGATCGGTATGGACATAGCGCACGCCGACATTGCCGGTGATATCGACGCTGCCAAGCTGGAAGCCATAGTCGGCCCGCACATAACCGCCGAAGACCTTCTCCGTCACCACATAGGATGCGCGCATGTCGCCCGCGCTAAGCGGTGCATTGGCTACCGCATCCGTGAACAACTTGTCGTAGAAGGCGCTAGTAATCGGCACCGCCCAGGTGCGCGGGATGTTGCCGGATACGCCCGACAAAAAATCGTCGAACGGCAACGCCTCATAGCCGTTCGGCACGACCTGCGAGATAGGCGGATTGCCGGCGACGTTCACGGTGAAATCGCGACGCCAATAGTCGCGCTTGCGCCAGTGATATTCGCCGCCCGCCCGAATCTTGGTCAGGAAACCGTCGAGGTCGCGACCGACGTCCAGCCGCGCATAGCTATCCCAGTCCTTGCTGTTCTTGGGCGCGATGTTGAACGGATAGAAGATGTAGTTGGCGGGATTGTTGACATCCACCGGCGTGCTGATCGTCGGCGCGACCTTGTAGCCGCCCGAAGCGTCATAGGTCAGCGGCGCGATGATCTGCATCCGGCTGCGCACCGTGCCTTCGGCATAGCTGGGGTGGTAGCTGTGCGCGAACGACCAGTTCACATTGGCGGACACATGCCAGTCGCCGGGGTTCCAGACCTGCTTAAGCCCGACATTGACCAGATCGTGGCGGTTGAGGCTATATTCGCGCGACGCCATGAAGCGGACATTGTTAATGGTCGCCTTGGTCACGGTGTTCCCGTCCAGCGTCACCGATCCCGGCACGATGCTGGTGCCCGGATCATCTGGATAGATGTCGAGGCCGAATTCGTCATATTTGACGTCGAGGCGCGTCAGCGACACGTCCAGCGTCGTTTCCAGCTCGTTTGTAGGACGCCACTGCGCCGAGATGATGCCCGAGAGGCGCTTGCGGTCTTCGGTCTCAACGGTCGGACGCGTACGGGTCGGTGTATAATAACCGGCACCCAGCGCGGAGACAAACTTGTCGAGATTCCAGCCGGTATTGTAGAAGCGATCGTTGCGCACCGACTTTGCCCAATACTGCGCGCCGACCAGGAAACCGAACTGGTCGTCCTTGGTCTTGAAGCTGCTCAGCACCGTGGCGTTGGGCTTTACCTTGTCGGTCATCGTCGTGTAGGTGCCGCGCAGGTTCAGTGTCGTCTTGTTGCCGACATCCAGCGGGTGGAAGGTCTTAACGTCGATATTGCCGCCCAGGGCGCCTTCCGTCATGTCCGCCGTCGGCGTCTTAACGACATCGATCTGTGATACGAATTCCGCGGGCAGCAT
The window above is part of the Sphingobium sp. BYY-5 genome. Proteins encoded here:
- a CDS encoding histidine kinase; protein product: MIGFNPIQYIPVKLTVSLASVLLTAMVSHIIVMMRLRNISFQLLCSAILSVISSFLVNSIDFILFKYANISVGIVYNIENFCYSLFFGISLFFGWFCFFIAYMYNLKITSQDRSMIVIKEEVVSAKMQALYYQLNPHLLFNSLNSIIGLIEEGASSQASRMVISLSSFLRRTLERDPLRDLTLAEELRLQSEYLAIEKERFSDRIQVVLHVPEELEDALIPGLILQPLIENAVKHGLRYASGDLKITIIASRDENWLQLSVDNVSETAEMIQIVDQPGLGVGLANVAHRIRARFPEGGSLTAGQIAPAHFRATLTMPLRVA
- a CDS encoding cupin-like domain-containing protein → MIRSDNRQFANAQADPDIGYIIDAPHEGAPLIITFGFVDWAALPKFDFVGRLRKLEATTGQPLNLILIRDTANFWYQHGVDGLGRDVDAVAASLRHIIADLRPSSICTVGQSMGGYAAILFGALLGVDQVLAFGPLSYLRSDWARRDGDLRWLSVMETLDRHPPARRYDDLTALLAGLPHPPVHILFGTGAEAEGGLNMDEVHARRFSGIAGVTVERIPEAPHAVVKWLIDTGHMDNILLLWWSPVANPGRERPRNIMPSCDAALPEEVVHDVFNDGWRAWIGENLALGASPEGLLPALVAHNFHPGEARREIDKAYRSPYLQAARRLASRVAKRDWTLDVQQRVRAMGARDNAGIERRHKLDRATFLNDYYSANRPVVITGMMEDWPALGWTPEQLVCTFAGRQVEVQVNRSANPHYEMQADSHGTTMAFDAFMARIMAMGESNDIYMTARNGGANASALSELWDGIVQIPEYLDGGNPANRGFFWIGPPGTVTPTHHDLTNNFMAQITGRKRVHLADGLQVANLYNHLHVYSEVDLEKVDYDRFPRMQNVDIFCHDLAPGELLFIPVGWWHHVRALDFSMTVTFTNFLFDNDFCSTYQSYQTV
- a CDS encoding autotransporter outer membrane beta-barrel domain-containing protein, translating into MIRTIVGFRQALGASTALGNELVLAALLPLPVILMAVPNHAIAQNTVLDSGSTTWSTDHSVAEALVVGQTKPDVSLTINDGADVVVAKAVTIGERGGSSGLITVSGVGSKLEVTRTTSILNNLLVLGGGGLGTLVVENGGQVSVRDIVMGNAATVDNSGGILKVSGAGSVITADTLRNNTWDNDVNDAGAITIENGGKIATITVDIGGAPADDSSTANQTLITGQGSLWANSGTFTNYRSMTIQDGGKLTTADAELHGMSTSLATTYVTGAGSSFTASGKISIGDDSNHNLVIANGASLSAQEIVLGGSPLSGVNLGALTFGGKVTFNVFDEATSVAAEAAGTLNQDARITFAGRDGQLLFNHTATGYEFKNAIAGDGTIVSLAGETILSGDMTKFLGTDSVTGGVVVKGGSRLVFNSDFGTDASNDGRYGITGPSSLILVDDGTLVVKGETGHVFSNFLGNQNYTSHVYVGGQTDANPNGFGRLAGTGTVGSVRLYGRFSGSSKHAVISPGDNGIGTLTVLGQLEFGDNSIYEADIRGDGSSDLIRVLPVGTSAPGPLQGGVRIGNGVNVEVTALDPTVSYQNGQTYTILTAGGGIEGSFAQAVSKSAFLDVSLDHQANQVDLKIAVTPTPTPTPTPTPTPTPTPTPTPTPTPTPTPTPTPTPTPTPTPTPTPTPTPTPTPTPTPTPTPTPTPTPTPTPTPTPTPTPTPTPTPPLVFQDVAETANQYNTAIALNTLKQSGPSLALYNALLVLDASEARAAFDSLSGSVHASAQSTLLMQSQSLREAAFDRLHSTLEEAEPKEVAALDYGYNDYARDKAAQPELAIWGQGLGNWSRLGQDGNGTRVRNSTGGLLLGLDGAVGSNARLGAFAGYSRDDFNVRRQLSKGKSDNIHLGLYGGAQWDNVSLRAGLSYTWHDVSTDRIVAFPGLSDRLKADYKGNSFQSFGELAWRHRTGNVTIEPYANIAYVRLDLDDFAEKSVVTDGGAAALAVKSQRMNTLFTTLGMRGSSEFSLANVQAIAFGGLGWRHAFKDTTPFATMTLPDTTGSFLIAGAPIAKDAATVRAGLGFQTSDNVSATISYNGDFGSGITAHGVTGRLSIRF
- a CDS encoding histidine kinase; the protein is MEKANERAPFGGDKSRICRATLRLGLIYWAIVFISSSILWGIVGTDPIKSAMGKIEVYSISALIGFGLAALLYRLGNLSVVWKMVLCSALSILIAPVYALLDFCAYVICVYPTPISLDWEDFGYTMVYGASLFFGWFCMFLWLLYSFEIRDHEQWLAAAREESLSAQMRALRYQINPHFLFNTLNSIAGLVEEGAATQAERMILALSDFLRTTLTLDPFHDVRLEEELALQAGYLEIERERFSDRMDVKINVAPELHNALVPSLILQPLIENAVKHGVGGAPGKVEIVIRATSTGQSLSLSVENDAPPPETSQARRIESTGIGLKNVADRVAARFPGIGSFTAAHTSSGRFRASLVLPLRLA